One Candidatus Acidulodesulfobacterium acidiphilum genomic window, CTCCCAAACTCTTCCAGTTTTATTTTTTCGTTCGCGACAAGTTCTGTTATATTAACGTCGTTAGGACACACTTTTTCGCATCTTCCGCATAAAAGACAGGTTGACATAGATTCCATAATCTTGCCGGGTCTTAAAAGAAGGCTGTCGGCATAATCCGTTAAAACTATGCGCACCCTTCCCCTCGGACTTAAAAACTCGTTGAAATCAATATTGTAAGAAGGGCAAACCGGCAGGCATTTTCCGCAGTGAACGCAATTAAGATAGCTTTTATTTTCGGATGGCAATGAAAAAACCTCTTTTTATTTTTATATATTTTCGGAATTATACATTAGGATTTTAGAATATTTTCCCAGGATTAATTATATTATGCGGATCAAAAACTTTTTTAATGTTTTCAAGCAGACTTATATAATATTCGTCGTATTTCAGCTTCATAAATTCTTTTTTTTCAAGTCCTATTCCGTGTTCGCCGGACAAACTTCCGTCCAGTTCGACGGTCTTTTTTAATACGTCGTATTTTGCTTTTCCGCCTTTTTCGACCATTTCGGCGTTGTTTTTATCGAGCATAATATTTACGTGAATGTTGCCGTCTCCGAAATGCCCGAAGTTTATAACGGGAATTTTGTATTTTTTCGAAGTTTCTTCTAAAAAAGCAAGCATATCGGGGATTTTATTTATCGGAACCGCAATATCGTTATTTATTTTAAGGTCTCCGTATTTTCTTAAAGAAGGCGATATGGCTTTCCTTGCATCCATTATCGCTTTTTTATCTTCGCTTTTTTCCGACGCAAAAAGAAAAACAGGAGAAAATCTTTCTAATATGTATTTATACTCGCCGATAGATTTATCGACTTCTTCCTTAGAACCGTCGGCTTCTATAATAAACAGAAAATTACCCGTTATTTTTATTATATCGCTTTTAAAAATACTTTTGACGGATTCGATGGAAGATTTATCCATAAATTCTAACATCGACGGTCTGTTCCTCAGCTTCAAAAGAGAAATAGCGGCGTTAAATCCGTCGTTAATATCGTTGAACGACACTAAAATCAGCGAATTTGCTTCCGGTTTCGATAAAATTTTAAGCGTAATTTTTGAAAAAAGACCGAGCGTGCCTTCCGAACCGGTAAAAAGCTGAGTAAGATTGTATCCCGAAACGTTTTTGACCGTTTTTGAGCCGGTATAGATAATTTCGCCTTCTCCGGTTATAACCTCCAGCGCAGCGACGTAATCTTTGGTAACGCCATATTTTACGGCGGAAGGTCCTCCGGAACTCTCGGCGACGTTGCCGCCGATAGTCGAAAAC contains:
- a CDS encoding FAD-binding protein, producing MDKKLINEFEMMLGKDRVLSETEELLCYSYDATSKDFMPEVVVFPLNGEEISKIVKLCLKYNNTPIVGRGSGSGFSGGSLPLKGGVVVSFTKMNRILELDEENMFVTVEPGIINADLKSYLSEKGYFYPPDPASYEFSTIGGNVAESSGGPSAVKYGVTKDYVAALEVITGEGEIIYTGSKTVKNVSGYNLTQLFTGSEGTLGLFSKITLKILSKPEANSLILVSFNDINDGFNAAISLLKLRNRPSMLEFMDKSSIESVKSIFKSDIIKITGNFLFIIEADGSKEEVDKSIGEYKYILERFSPVFLFASEKSEDKKAIMDARKAISPSLRKYGDLKINNDIAVPINKIPDMLAFLEETSKKYKIPVINFGHFGDGNIHVNIMLDKNNAEMVEKGGKAKYDVLKKTVELDGSLSGEHGIGLEKKEFMKLKYDEYYISLLENIKKVFDPHNIINPGKIF